The following are encoded in a window of Methylicorpusculum oleiharenae genomic DNA:
- a CDS encoding potassium channel family protein: MAESIDLNRVSFIVMREMRSPIIALIVVYAVSILVMVSIPGPVIDGKTHNMSIFHALYFMTYTATTTGFGEIPYEFNNAQRFWAMACLYVSVITWFYAIGSIVRLFQNPFFVRALEERQFTKAVKRISGPFFIVCGFGDTGSLLARGLSDHCFPSVIIDDNEERIKALKLRDYRVAMSGFCADASVPKHLLEAGVQHPNCKAVVAVTNCEETNLKIAALARLLNPEIGIIAMSKVEVFEETLATLGGEVHVVDPFKTFAKVLGSALKHPEYSGLNRWLAKEPGASLNKFCAPPIGHWIICGYGRMGHEVHRVLTRHGIDTTVIDPHEATDTESPSQYIVGRTTAKTLVKARVDQAVGILAGTDDDGHNLGILLNARNLNPGLFSLVRQNRHENRLAFAAANIDLIMQPTMVTARRILFLLIAPLLKPFFAYLVADEPDRQQELLAVIHRLNDKIGTRQPHLQTIFINETYSHAAFKFLTGGNSLRLGHLIRHPADLTKQLPIVVLIIKSGDTLIQLPSDDYLIKSDDQILLCGTHPAVRLLNATLNNEYTLAYVQSGEILPRGYVMQWFARRQLFTI, translated from the coding sequence ATGGCTGAATCTATTGATTTGAACCGGGTTAGCTTCATCGTGATGCGTGAAATGCGTAGCCCGATTATCGCTTTAATTGTGGTTTATGCAGTCTCTATTCTCGTCATGGTTTCTATTCCGGGTCCCGTCATTGATGGTAAAACGCATAACATGAGCATATTTCATGCACTTTACTTCATGACTTATACCGCGACGACTACCGGATTTGGCGAGATTCCCTATGAGTTTAATAATGCCCAACGGTTTTGGGCAATGGCTTGTCTGTATGTCAGCGTTATTACCTGGTTTTATGCAATAGGCAGCATTGTCCGTTTATTTCAAAATCCTTTTTTTGTCAGAGCTCTGGAAGAGCGGCAATTTACGAAAGCGGTCAAGCGCATTTCCGGACCGTTTTTTATAGTCTGCGGATTTGGCGATACAGGCAGTCTGTTGGCTCGCGGGCTCAGTGATCACTGCTTTCCCTCCGTAATCATTGATGATAATGAAGAGCGGATTAAGGCGCTCAAACTGCGCGATTACCGCGTTGCCATGTCCGGATTTTGTGCTGATGCCAGTGTGCCGAAGCATCTTTTGGAAGCCGGTGTTCAGCATCCCAATTGCAAAGCCGTAGTGGCTGTTACGAATTGTGAGGAGACCAATTTAAAAATTGCAGCGTTGGCGCGGTTGCTGAATCCCGAAATTGGTATTATTGCCATGTCCAAGGTCGAAGTTTTTGAAGAAACCTTGGCAACTTTGGGCGGTGAAGTGCATGTGGTCGATCCGTTTAAAACCTTTGCCAAAGTGTTGGGTTCTGCACTTAAACACCCCGAATACTCCGGTCTTAACCGGTGGTTGGCCAAAGAGCCGGGCGCAAGTTTGAACAAATTTTGCGCACCGCCAATCGGACATTGGATCATTTGCGGTTACGGCAGAATGGGCCATGAAGTTCATCGCGTGCTGACCCGGCACGGGATTGATACGACCGTTATCGATCCTCATGAAGCCACCGATACCGAATCACCTAGCCAATACATCGTGGGTAGAACGACGGCGAAAACCCTGGTGAAAGCAAGAGTTGATCAGGCCGTTGGGATTCTGGCTGGAACCGATGATGATGGCCATAATCTGGGTATCTTGTTAAATGCCAGAAATCTTAATCCCGGTTTATTTTCATTGGTCCGGCAGAATCGGCATGAGAACCGGCTTGCTTTTGCCGCTGCCAATATTGATTTGATCATGCAGCCAACGATGGTAACTGCCAGACGCATACTTTTTCTGTTGATTGCCCCTTTATTGAAACCTTTTTTTGCCTATCTTGTGGCTGATGAGCCCGATCGCCAGCAAGAATTACTAGCCGTTATCCATCGGCTTAATGACAAAATTGGGACTAGGCAGCCGCATCTGCAAACTATCTTCATTAATGAGACTTACAGTCATGCTGCCTTTAAGTTTTTGACAGGCGGAAACTCGCTGAGATTGGGTCATCTAATCAGGCATCCTGCTGATTTAACCAAACAACTGCCTATTGTTGTTTTGATTATCAAATCCGGTGATACTCTAATTCAACTGCCTTCAGATGATTATTTGATTAAATCGGACGATCAAATACTCCTGTGCGGAACGCATCCGGCTGTGAGGCTATTGAATGCGACACTTAATAATGAGTACACTCTGGCGTATGTGCAAAGTGGTGAAATCTTACCTCGAGGTTATGTTATGCAGTGGTTTGCACGCAGACAGCTGTTTACGATTTAA
- the coaD gene encoding pantetheine-phosphate adenylyltransferase: MKINAIYPGTFDPVTNGHLDLIARAAKLYDQVIVAVAENNNKSPLFSIEERVALAREVTCDFANVNVIGFDNLLVDCAKEQGAHVILRGLRAVSDFEYEFQLAGMNRRLSPDLETVFLTPAEQYEFISSSMIREIARLKGNVSSFVPDVVLNGLIKKFS; the protein is encoded by the coding sequence ATGAAAATCAACGCAATCTATCCCGGAACATTTGACCCGGTTACTAATGGTCATCTGGATTTGATTGCCAGAGCGGCCAAGCTTTACGACCAGGTCATCGTTGCTGTTGCCGAAAACAATAACAAATCACCTTTATTTTCCATTGAAGAGCGCGTCGCTCTGGCTCGTGAAGTTACTTGCGATTTTGCCAATGTGAATGTTATCGGATTTGACAACCTGCTCGTGGATTGTGCCAAGGAGCAAGGTGCTCACGTTATTTTACGGGGCTTGCGGGCGGTATCTGATTTTGAGTACGAATTTCAGCTGGCCGGCATGAACCGGAGGCTTTCTCCCGATCTGGAAACAGTTTTTCTAACACCCGCCGAACAATATGAATTTATTTCATCCAGTATGATCAGAGAGATTGCGAGATTGAAAGGCAATGTCTCGAGTTTTGTACCTGATGTTGTTTTAAACGGTTTAATCAAAAAATTTAGTTAG
- a CDS encoding YfhL family 4Fe-4S dicluster ferredoxin — translation MALIIQDECINCDVCEPECPNGAISQGEDIYVIDPLLCTECVGHHGLPQCIEVCPVDCIDKDPLHVESHDSLYQKYLKLTR, via the coding sequence ATGGCCCTTATTATTCAAGACGAATGCATTAATTGTGATGTGTGTGAGCCTGAGTGCCCCAATGGTGCTATTTCTCAGGGCGAAGATATTTATGTAATTGACCCACTTCTGTGTACAGAGTGTGTCGGTCATCATGGTCTGCCCCAGTGTATCGAGGTGTGCCCGGTTGACTGTATCGATAAAGATCCCCTGCATGTCGAAAGTCACGATAGCTTGTATCAAAAATATCTGAAGCTCACCCGTTAA
- a CDS encoding hydroxypyruvate isomerase family protein, which produces MQFTANLSLLFTELPLLQRFKAAKNSGFSAVEIQFPYEETPETLQAELVNNGLKLILFNVAAGDFLQGGEGLAAVPEKAQAFKQALAQTVEYINILKPEAVNVLPGCCHDSDRIDTYLSIFKSNLSLAVTTFAPLGVKTVFEAINTYDMPGFIIHSGKQMLEIMDELGQPDLFMQYDIYHMQRMGENVAGFIRLNGNKIGHIQFADCPGRGQPGTGDIDFIEVFSAISESGYSGWVGAEYRPVSSTLESLDWLDHSNNCQ; this is translated from the coding sequence ATGCAATTTACCGCCAATTTAAGCCTGCTTTTCACAGAACTGCCATTGCTTCAACGCTTCAAAGCGGCGAAGAACAGCGGTTTTTCAGCCGTAGAAATCCAGTTTCCTTACGAAGAAACACCGGAAACCCTTCAAGCCGAACTGGTCAATAACGGTTTAAAACTGATTCTGTTTAACGTTGCGGCCGGCGATTTTCTGCAAGGCGGAGAGGGGTTGGCTGCCGTTCCGGAAAAAGCGCAGGCATTCAAGCAGGCTTTAGCTCAAACAGTCGAGTACATCAACATTTTAAAGCCCGAAGCCGTCAATGTCTTACCCGGCTGTTGCCATGATTCCGACCGCATCGACACTTACCTGAGCATCTTCAAAAGCAATTTGTCACTCGCCGTAACGACTTTTGCACCACTGGGTGTTAAAACGGTCTTTGAAGCCATCAACACCTACGACATGCCCGGATTTATCATCCACAGCGGGAAACAGATGCTGGAGATTATGGATGAACTCGGCCAGCCCGATCTGTTCATGCAATACGATATTTATCATATGCAGCGTATGGGGGAAAATGTGGCCGGATTCATTCGTCTGAACGGCAATAAAATTGGTCATATTCAATTTGCCGATTGTCCGGGCCGCGGACAGCCCGGCACCGGAGACATCGATTTTATCGAGGTTTTTTCCGCCATATCAGAGTCCGGTTATTCCGGTTGGGTAGGCGCCGAATACAGACCCGTCTCATCGACACTGGAAAGTCTGGATTGGCTTGATCACAGTAACAATTGCCAATAA
- a CDS encoding NAD(P)-dependent oxidoreductase has protein sequence MPQQKYTLGFIGIGLMGKPLTLRLLNAGFKVNVWNRTPEKLTPVVEAGAVAFTDSGALIEASDIIILCLADTAVVETIVNQHILPCGRQGQLIIDLSSIHPETTRELASRVEHYCGMQWVDAPVSGGVAGAEQGSLAIMAGGSNEAVAIVREVLKPLYQQLTHMGETGSGQVTKICNQMIVSCNVLVIAEMIALAKSAGVDAARIPEALAGGFADSKPLQIVGPEMANETFEPIKWRVKTLLKDLNMAIDIASRQGHATPMSGLAAQLMQLHGSHGFLNQDPSTLIKLYSQH, from the coding sequence ATGCCCCAACAAAAATATACACTGGGCTTTATCGGCATTGGTCTCATGGGCAAACCGCTCACCTTACGTTTATTAAATGCCGGTTTTAAAGTCAATGTCTGGAATCGCACTCCGGAAAAACTGACCCCTGTCGTCGAGGCAGGCGCTGTTGCATTTACTGACAGCGGCGCGTTAATCGAGGCATCCGATATCATCATCTTATGTCTTGCTGATACCGCCGTTGTAGAAACAATCGTAAATCAGCACATTCTTCCCTGCGGACGGCAAGGTCAACTGATTATTGATTTGTCCAGTATACACCCTGAAACAACACGCGAACTCGCTTCGCGTGTCGAACACTATTGCGGCATGCAGTGGGTCGATGCGCCGGTATCCGGCGGCGTTGCAGGGGCTGAGCAAGGCAGTCTGGCAATTATGGCGGGCGGCAGTAACGAGGCGGTAGCAATAGTTCGCGAAGTGTTGAAGCCGCTGTATCAGCAACTCACCCACATGGGTGAAACAGGCAGCGGTCAAGTGACCAAAATCTGTAATCAAATGATCGTCAGTTGCAACGTACTGGTCATCGCTGAAATGATCGCTTTGGCCAAATCGGCAGGCGTTGATGCCGCCCGGATTCCAGAAGCGTTGGCCGGTGGTTTTGCCGATTCAAAACCCTTGCAGATCGTCGGACCGGAGATGGCAAACGAGACCTTCGAGCCGATAAAATGGCGGGTTAAAACCCTGTTAAAAGACCTTAACATGGCAATTGATATTGCATCCAGACAAGGTCATGCCACACCGATGTCAGGCCTGGCAGCACAGTTGATGCAACTGCACGGCAGCCATGGTTTTCTGAATCAAGATCCGTCAACGCTCATTAAGCTTTACAGCCAGCATTGA
- the ggt gene encoding gamma-glutamyltransferase yields MLEKKILLNITPFILKNRSTLFKGAGVFVEDCREPVHGGLAAASLLPTSLPNTSHFLKIRRFFYQIGGGLLASAVPQSRTVKTRFTVKTYGLIFAIFGFIVLGWQPFAYAQASNLAIASAHPLATQAGRDVIDQGGNAFDAAVAVSAALAVVEPSGSGLGGGGFWLLHRARDGFETMLDGREKAPLAAHKAMFLNKDSKVILGLSITGALSAGIPGVPAALAHLAEHYGQLPLSESLKPAIRYAREGFPVGDKYRKLVTFRLKELQTSETAAAIFLDGGQVPKKGWILKQPELAYTLERLAQFGRDGFYSGVVAEKLLQSVKSSGGIWQQEDLNNYRVIERAPVRGRFHGLRITSASLPSSGGIGLIESLNILSEYDLAKPDSTTRKHLIVEAMRRSYRDRAMYLGDPDFIDVPVARLINPDYAAGLRVSLRPDKALASSLLAGEMSGQSGGDNTTHFSIMDTEGNRVAATLSINYPFGAAFVADGTGVLLNDEMDDFVSLPGAMNVYGLVGGAANAIEPGKRMLSSMAPSFVEDEHKVAVIGTPGGSRIISMVLLAVLDIAEGKGPQSWVSVPRFHHQYLPDVIQYEAGGLSLTEIEGLTRLGHAVKQAPYQYGDMQVVQFDKATRQFDAASDPRGEGLSLTRNE; encoded by the coding sequence ATGCTCGAAAAAAAGATATTACTGAATATTACTCCTTTCATACTTAAAAATCGTTCGACTTTATTTAAAGGTGCGGGAGTGTTTGTCGAAGACTGCCGTGAACCTGTTCATGGGGGCTTGGCGGCAGCATCCCTGCTGCCGACATCCTTGCCAAACACCTCGCACTTTCTGAAAATCAGACGTTTTTTCTATCAGATAGGAGGTGGCTTGTTAGCTTCTGCTGTCCCGCAAAGCCGGACGGTAAAAACACGGTTTACCGTAAAAACCTATGGCCTTATTTTTGCTATTTTTGGGTTTATCGTTTTGGGCTGGCAGCCTTTTGCTTACGCCCAGGCTTCAAATCTGGCGATAGCGAGCGCACATCCTCTGGCAACACAGGCCGGAAGGGACGTGATCGATCAAGGAGGCAATGCGTTTGATGCGGCGGTTGCAGTCAGTGCTGCATTGGCAGTTGTTGAACCCTCGGGTTCGGGCTTGGGCGGCGGCGGTTTCTGGTTGTTGCATAGAGCACGTGACGGCTTTGAAACGATGCTGGACGGGCGTGAAAAAGCACCTTTGGCAGCGCATAAAGCAATGTTTCTGAATAAAGACAGCAAAGTAATACTAGGCCTGTCTATCACTGGAGCCCTTTCGGCAGGTATTCCGGGGGTGCCCGCCGCATTGGCGCATTTGGCGGAACATTATGGTCAACTGCCTTTATCTGAATCTTTAAAACCCGCTATACGTTATGCACGGGAAGGTTTTCCGGTCGGTGATAAATACCGCAAATTGGTGACGTTTAGGCTTAAGGAATTACAAACATCAGAAACGGCAGCGGCAATTTTTCTAGATGGCGGCCAAGTGCCTAAAAAAGGCTGGATTTTAAAACAGCCGGAACTGGCGTATACCTTGGAGCGATTGGCGCAATTTGGCAGAGATGGATTTTATTCCGGCGTAGTTGCAGAAAAATTACTTCAATCAGTCAAATCCAGTGGCGGTATTTGGCAGCAAGAAGACCTGAATAACTACCGGGTCATTGAGCGTGCTCCAGTGAGAGGCCGTTTTCATGGTCTACGCATTACCAGTGCTTCATTGCCGTCATCGGGCGGAATAGGGCTCATCGAGTCGTTAAATATTCTAAGTGAATACGATTTGGCCAAGCCCGATTCGACGACGAGAAAGCATTTGATTGTTGAAGCGATGCGGCGCAGTTACAGGGATAGGGCCATGTATTTGGGGGACCCTGATTTTATCGATGTGCCGGTTGCTCGATTGATCAATCCTGACTATGCTGCGGGGCTCAGGGTTTCGCTCAGACCGGATAAAGCCTTGGCCAGCAGCCTGCTTGCCGGAGAAATGAGCGGCCAATCGGGCGGCGACAATACCACACATTTTTCAATTATGGATACAGAAGGCAATCGCGTGGCTGCAACCCTCAGCATCAATTACCCTTTCGGTGCAGCTTTTGTGGCGGATGGAACCGGCGTGTTGCTGAATGATGAAATGGATGATTTTGTCAGTTTGCCGGGCGCCATGAATGTCTATGGTCTGGTGGGAGGCGCGGCCAATGCCATAGAGCCCGGCAAACGGATGTTGTCGAGTATGGCGCCTTCATTTGTCGAGGACGAGCATAAAGTGGCTGTGATAGGCACGCCGGGCGGGAGCCGCATCATTTCCATGGTGTTGCTGGCGGTACTGGATATTGCGGAAGGTAAAGGGCCTCAATCGTGGGTCAGCGTCCCCCGCTTTCATCACCAATATTTGCCGGATGTCATTCAATATGAAGCGGGTGGGTTGAGTCTGACTGAAATAGAAGGCTTGACCCGGCTAGGGCATGCGGTTAAGCAAGCACCTTATCAATATGGAGACATGCAGGTCGTGCAATTTGATAAAGCTACCCGGCAATTTGATGCAGCCAGCGACCCGCGTGGCGAGGGTTTGTCTTTGACACGTAACGAATGA
- a CDS encoding 4'-phosphopantetheinyl transferase family protein, which produces MSRILADSEVDLWRVPLEATDIANPYYESILDEAQRANLLNFKQPSLRANYVQMQAKRRQILAQYLDEAPAALKFAKGQYGKPFLINDPELAFNVSHSANCLVVAVSRNCDIGVDVEAIKPRNNLQGLASRCFAAEEQTYWQALNQDQQLIGFYRLWTAKEAFVKAVGRGIALGLDRCVIDTRQPFQWLRLPVQYAPAFQWQIAAVDLADQQVCCSLVHNKQHVILNIRQWL; this is translated from the coding sequence ATGAGCCGGATTTTAGCTGATTCCGAAGTGGATCTGTGGCGGGTGCCTCTGGAGGCAACTGATATTGCCAATCCTTATTATGAGTCGATTCTGGATGAAGCTCAGCGCGCCAACCTGCTAAATTTTAAGCAGCCGAGTCTCAGGGCAAACTATGTACAAATGCAGGCCAAGCGGCGGCAAATTTTGGCGCAGTATTTGGACGAAGCACCCGCCGCTCTTAAATTCGCCAAAGGACAATACGGCAAACCTTTTTTGATCAACGATCCGGAACTGGCGTTCAATGTATCGCATTCGGCTAATTGTTTGGTCGTTGCGGTATCCCGGAATTGTGACATAGGCGTGGATGTAGAAGCGATCAAGCCCAGAAATAATCTGCAGGGCTTGGCTAGTCGGTGTTTTGCAGCAGAAGAGCAGACTTATTGGCAGGCGTTAAACCAGGATCAGCAGTTGATTGGGTTTTACCGGCTATGGACGGCTAAGGAAGCGTTTGTCAAAGCGGTAGGGCGAGGCATTGCGTTAGGTCTTGATCGTTGTGTCATTGATACGCGACAGCCGTTTCAGTGGTTACGCTTACCGGTTCAATACGCCCCCGCTTTTCAATGGCAGATCGCCGCTGTTGATTTGGCAGATCAACAGGTTTGTTGTTCATTGGTTCATAATAAGCAGCACGTTATTCTCAATATTAGGCAATGGTTATGA
- a CDS encoding DUF192 domain-containing protein — MISLNFRQVLIPRFSGSLIPLVTLVFVLVFKCASAEGYKPAPLGQGLVNFGTQGRLLEVEVAASEEARARGLMFRDDLEADKGMLFVFSDDQLRGVWMKNTLLPLDILFISSAGRVVSLLPHVSPCVNEDCDVYDSGLPARYMLEVNAGYAERWNIRQGDPVRVTIKQ, encoded by the coding sequence ATGATAAGTCTTAATTTCAGACAAGTATTAATCCCACGTTTTTCAGGAAGCCTTATCCCTCTTGTGACTTTGGTGTTCGTTTTGGTTTTTAAATGCGCCTCCGCAGAAGGCTATAAACCGGCCCCGCTGGGGCAAGGGCTTGTAAACTTTGGAACACAGGGGCGTTTGCTGGAAGTGGAAGTGGCCGCCAGCGAAGAAGCCAGGGCCAGAGGATTGATGTTCAGGGATGATCTGGAGGCGGATAAAGGCATGTTGTTTGTATTTTCTGACGATCAGCTGCGCGGTGTTTGGATGAAAAACACGTTGTTGCCGCTGGATATTTTGTTTATTTCCTCAGCGGGCAGAGTCGTTTCGCTGCTGCCTCATGTATCCCCGTGTGTCAATGAAGACTGTGATGTCTATGATTCCGGTCTTCCCGCGCGTTATATGCTGGAGGTTAATGCCGGCTATGCCGAACGCTGGAATATCAGGCAAGGTGATCCTGTGAGGGTAACCATTAAACAATAA
- a CDS encoding Mov34/MPN/PAD-1 family protein, giving the protein MQLLEIAIPRKITNQLLHLAQLSPDSEICGLISSHQGIAHQCYPIANAAEHPADKFLMEPGQQINAMQNIREKGGELFAIYHSHPKAPAQPSATDLAMSAYPDTLNLIISLNTKGVLEMRGFRIIDQQAREVPLILS; this is encoded by the coding sequence ATGCAACTCTTAGAAATTGCCATTCCACGAAAAATAACCAACCAGCTGCTGCATTTGGCGCAGCTTTCCCCAGATTCCGAAATATGCGGTCTTATCAGCAGCCACCAGGGCATAGCCCATCAATGTTACCCCATTGCCAATGCGGCAGAACACCCTGCCGATAAATTCCTTATGGAACCGGGGCAGCAAATTAATGCCATGCAGAACATACGAGAAAAAGGCGGGGAATTGTTTGCCATTTATCATTCTCATCCCAAAGCGCCAGCGCAACCGTCTGCAACTGATTTGGCGATGTCGGCTTATCCGGATACTCTCAATTTGATCATTTCGCTGAATACCAAAGGCGTTCTCGAAATGCGTGGCTTCAGGATCATTGACCAACAGGCACGGGAAGTGCCGTTGATACTGTCATAG
- the prmC gene encoding peptide chain release factor N(5)-glutamine methyltransferase, with product MLTIKNLLLKGLQTLQPEVDSPQLEAEILLSLALGKNRSYLKAWPEREVSGEQACCFDHLIHKRSEGTPIAYLTGQREFWSRDFAVNPDVLIPRPETELLIEVALTLIPQTSAFKVIDLGTGSGIIAITLAAEKPLIEVTAVDNSSSALKVAQINARSHKAENITFIQSHWFDQIKGHSFDLVVSNPPYIAPEDPHLLTGDVRFEPQNALIAANRGLDDIEAIAGKALSHLQPQGHLLIEHGYNQQNEVQAIFREFHYQNIQTYRDLSGHPRVTYGQRQS from the coding sequence ATGCTTACGATAAAAAATCTACTACTCAAGGGCTTACAAACACTGCAACCAGAAGTGGATTCACCGCAGCTTGAGGCGGAAATCCTGTTAAGTTTGGCCCTAGGTAAAAATCGCTCTTATCTTAAAGCCTGGCCGGAACGCGAAGTGAGCGGCGAACAAGCCTGTTGCTTTGATCACCTGATTCATAAGCGAAGCGAAGGGACACCGATCGCTTATCTGACAGGTCAACGTGAGTTCTGGTCACGAGATTTCGCCGTCAACCCTGACGTATTGATACCCAGACCCGAAACTGAATTGTTGATCGAAGTGGCACTAACCTTGATCCCTCAGACCTCAGCGTTCAAGGTCATTGATCTGGGCACCGGCTCCGGCATTATCGCGATTACGCTTGCTGCGGAAAAACCTTTGATTGAGGTCACGGCAGTCGATAACAGTAGCAGCGCATTGAAAGTAGCCCAAATTAATGCCCGGTCCCACAAGGCTGAAAACATTACTTTCATCCAAAGTCATTGGTTCGATCAGATAAAAGGCCACTCATTTGATCTTGTTGTCAGCAATCCGCCTTATATTGCCCCGGAAGACCCGCATCTTTTGACTGGAGACGTAAGATTTGAGCCTCAAAATGCATTGATCGCCGCTAACCGCGGACTCGATGATATCGAAGCGATTGCCGGTAAAGCCTTAAGTCATCTGCAACCGCAAGGCCATTTACTGATCGAGCATGGATACAATCAGCAAAATGAAGTTCAGGCTATTTTTCGTGAATTTCATTACCAAAATATACAAACTTACCGGGACTTATCGGGCCATCCCCGGGTGACTTATGGACAACGGCAGTCTTAA
- the prfA gene encoding peptide chain release factor 1 produces MKPSIAHRLDSLSERFDEITALLAQPETQSNQNKFRALSQEYSQIKPIVDCYKNFEQTLADLESAHEMAKDSDPELREMAKEEISAIDKQQAAIEQELQILLLPKDPNDNRNIYLEIRAGTGGDEAAIFSGDLARMYQRFAEKKGWKTESISESPGDHGGYKEIVLRVSGQDVYSQLKFESGAHRVQRVPETESQGRVHTSACTVAVMPEAEEVDAIDINPADLRVDTYRSSGAGGQHINKTESAIRITHIPSGVVVECQDERSQHKNRARAMSLLQSRLLAAEQEKLQSEQAQNRKLQVGSGDRSERIRTYNFPQGRMTDHRINLTLYKLDEIMQGSMEQVIEPLINEHQAKLLTQLGEE; encoded by the coding sequence ATGAAACCATCCATAGCACACCGCCTAGACAGTCTCAGCGAACGCTTTGACGAAATTACCGCCCTTCTCGCTCAACCCGAAACCCAAAGCAATCAAAATAAATTTCGCGCACTCAGCCAGGAATACTCCCAGATCAAACCCATTGTTGATTGCTATAAGAATTTCGAACAGACATTGGCTGACCTGGAATCTGCTCATGAAATGGCCAAAGACAGCGACCCTGAGTTACGGGAAATGGCTAAAGAAGAAATATCCGCCATTGATAAACAACAAGCTGCTATAGAGCAAGAGCTGCAAATTCTGTTGTTGCCCAAAGACCCCAATGACAATCGCAACATTTACCTTGAAATACGAGCCGGAACGGGGGGCGATGAAGCCGCCATTTTTTCTGGCGATCTGGCCCGCATGTATCAGCGTTTTGCAGAAAAAAAAGGCTGGAAAACCGAATCGATCAGCGAAAGCCCCGGAGATCATGGCGGTTACAAAGAGATCGTATTGCGCGTTTCAGGACAGGATGTCTACTCACAATTAAAATTTGAATCCGGCGCACACCGCGTTCAGCGGGTTCCGGAAACCGAATCGCAAGGCCGGGTGCATACCTCCGCATGTACTGTTGCGGTGATGCCCGAAGCTGAAGAAGTTGATGCTATCGATATCAACCCGGCCGATTTACGCGTAGACACATACCGCTCCTCTGGCGCAGGCGGTCAGCACATCAATAAGACGGAATCGGCTATACGGATTACCCATATCCCCAGCGGCGTTGTCGTCGAATGCCAGGACGAACGCTCCCAACATAAAAATCGCGCCCGAGCCATGTCGCTGCTGCAGTCACGTTTACTGGCCGCCGAGCAGGAAAAACTGCAATCAGAGCAAGCTCAAAACCGAAAACTGCAAGTGGGCAGCGGCGATCGTTCAGAACGCATACGCACCTACAACTTTCCTCAAGGCCGCATGACCGACCATAGGATCAATTTGACGCTCTATAAGCTCGATGAAATTATGCAAGGTTCGATGGAACAAGTCATAGAGCCTTTGATTAACGAACACCAAGCCAAGCTGTTAACGCAACTGGGCGAAGAATAA